The Algoriphagus sp. TR-M9 genome has a window encoding:
- a CDS encoding sugar kinase, with protein sequence MKKKIVTLGEIMLRLSTPGNERFIKTQSYEVNYGGAEANVATSLAYWGCHAAHVTVFPDHEIGRAAVSTLNFAGVDTSYIQYQEGRMGVYFVENGAMQRASKIIYDRFDSAFANLNPDDFNWDKIFEGAEWFHWTGITPAISQAAADLCKAAVEAASRLGVKISADINYRRNLWQYGKGPLDIMPELIAPSHLIIAGLTDFENCMDIKESDYLQACAKAKEKCPSLKYISTTNRNSISASENGLSGILWNGKELLQSKSYDMTHIVDRIGGGDAYMAGLIYGLLHEEEHYALEFAVAASVLKHSIPGDANYVSVDEVHQLVEGKNVGKLLR encoded by the coding sequence ATGAAAAAGAAAATAGTCACCCTTGGTGAAATCATGCTGAGACTTTCCACTCCAGGAAATGAGCGTTTTATCAAAACCCAATCTTACGAGGTCAATTATGGTGGTGCTGAAGCCAATGTGGCCACATCCCTAGCTTACTGGGGTTGTCATGCCGCTCATGTGACCGTATTTCCTGACCATGAGATTGGGCGAGCGGCAGTGAGTACGCTGAATTTTGCTGGGGTGGACACCTCTTATATACAATACCAAGAGGGAAGAATGGGGGTTTACTTCGTGGAGAATGGAGCCATGCAGCGAGCTTCAAAAATCATTTACGATCGATTTGATTCTGCTTTTGCCAATCTTAATCCTGATGATTTCAACTGGGACAAAATTTTCGAAGGAGCAGAATGGTTTCACTGGACAGGAATTACGCCAGCCATCTCCCAAGCGGCGGCAGATCTCTGCAAAGCCGCAGTAGAGGCTGCTTCCAGACTGGGGGTGAAAATCAGCGCAGACATCAACTACAGACGAAATCTCTGGCAGTACGGCAAGGGACCTCTGGATATTATGCCTGAGCTTATCGCTCCATCACATCTGATCATAGCCGGTTTGACCGATTTCGAAAACTGCATGGATATCAAGGAATCTGACTACCTCCAAGCCTGTGCAAAGGCCAAAGAAAAATGCCCTTCCTTGAAATACATTTCTACCACCAATAGAAACTCAATCAGTGCGTCCGAGAATGGCCTGTCCGGGATACTTTGGAATGGCAAAGAGTTGCTCCAGTCCAAAAGTTACGACATGACCCATATCGTCGATAGAATCGGTGGCGGGGACGCGTACATGGCCGGTTTGATTTATGGGCTGCTGCATGAAGAGGAACACTATGCGCTGGAATTTGCAGTGGCAGCATCTGTGCTCAAGCATTCCATCCCCGGCGATGCTAACTATGTCTCTGTGGATGAAGTCCACCAGCTGGTAGAAGGAAAAAATGTCGGAAAACTTTTACGTTAA
- the eda gene encoding bifunctional 4-hydroxy-2-oxoglutarate aldolase/2-dehydro-3-deoxy-phosphogluconate aldolase: protein MKFTTSSILQAMNGTGMIPVFNHTDISVAKGVLEASYKAGIRVFEFTNRTENSLQIFQELVQYAEKYPDLIMGIGTIFTVEDAVAYTEAGAQFIVSPALIPELAVHCNSQNIFWIPGCATMSEIYAAKKLGATLVKAFPGNVVGSAFVAAAKSVYPDLNIMPTGGVEPSEANLSEWFRAGVFCVGMGSQLFNKEWIKNQQFDLLENKIADTLKIIAKL, encoded by the coding sequence ATGAAATTTACTACAAGCTCCATACTACAGGCTATGAATGGCACAGGAATGATCCCTGTGTTCAATCATACTGATATCTCCGTCGCAAAAGGTGTTTTGGAGGCATCGTACAAAGCCGGAATACGAGTATTTGAATTCACCAACAGAACCGAAAATTCCCTTCAGATTTTCCAGGAACTCGTACAATACGCCGAAAAATACCCGGATTTAATCATGGGAATCGGGACTATTTTCACAGTAGAAGACGCAGTAGCCTATACTGAGGCTGGAGCTCAATTTATTGTTTCTCCAGCTCTGATACCGGAACTGGCCGTACACTGCAATTCTCAGAATATTTTCTGGATCCCAGGCTGTGCTACCATGTCAGAGATATATGCTGCCAAAAAACTGGGGGCTACTTTAGTCAAAGCTTTCCCCGGCAATGTGGTAGGATCAGCATTCGTAGCTGCCGCAAAGTCTGTTTACCCAGACCTGAACATCATGCCTACAGGAGGTGTGGAACCTAGCGAAGCTAACCTTTCTGAATGGTTCAGAGCCGGAGTATTCTGCGTGGGGATGGGATCCCAGCTTTTCAATAAAGAATGGATCAAAAATCAGCAATTTGACCTGCTGGAAAACAAAATTGCAGACACCCTGAAAATCATTGCAAAATTGTAG
- a CDS encoding HdeD family acid-resistance protein — MENQPLKSVRNALKHWYFLTIIGVIFILLGIWVFRTPLASYLVLATFFSISFLLSGLAEISFALGNKKELDNWGWFLASGVFSALIGILLLANPALSMATLPLYVGFGVMFRSVAGVSFALSLKDHGDEYQSLLWMSIGGVVLAFLLIWNPAVIGMTLVSLTAITFILLGAGAVWFSLKLRKLHQIPGKLKAKLDQSDRG; from the coding sequence ATGGAAAATCAACCTTTGAAATCGGTTCGTAATGCATTGAAGCATTGGTATTTCTTGACCATTATAGGTGTCATCTTTATCCTTTTGGGGATTTGGGTGTTCAGAACTCCGCTTGCATCCTATCTTGTATTGGCTACTTTCTTCAGTATTTCTTTTTTGCTTTCCGGATTGGCAGAAATCTCTTTTGCCCTCGGCAATAAGAAAGAGCTGGACAATTGGGGCTGGTTTTTGGCTTCTGGAGTTTTCAGTGCATTAATAGGCATATTGCTATTGGCCAATCCTGCTCTTTCTATGGCTACTTTGCCACTTTATGTTGGGTTCGGGGTGATGTTTCGCTCCGTGGCGGGGGTCAGTTTTGCGCTCAGCCTGAAAGACCATGGTGATGAATACCAATCTTTGCTCTGGATGAGTATTGGGGGTGTGGTATTGGCTTTTCTCCTGATCTGGAATCCTGCTGTGATCGGCATGACATTGGTTTCCCTTACGGCTATTACCTTTATCTTGCTAGGGGCTGGAGCCGTATGGTTTTCATTGAAACTGCGAAAGTTGCATCAGATTCCGGGAAAACTCAAAGCTAAACTGGACCAGAGTGACAGGGGTTGA
- a CDS encoding GNAT family N-acetyltransferase, with the protein MQTPPEFSIRNTLEPGDLGQVAALHGKVYAEEQAFGLGFEAYVMESLLEFYRAYDPNKDRVWVVESAGKMVGFVLLMHRPANRAQLRYFILAKEFRGQGIGSRLMEEWMDFYKARAYSAAYLYTTAGLDAAASLYERMGFRKISEMKSRNYGVPLLEQYYEFVESE; encoded by the coding sequence ATGCAAACCCCACCTGAATTTTCAATCAGAAATACCCTTGAGCCAGGAGACCTGGGGCAGGTGGCGGCATTGCATGGGAAAGTATATGCTGAAGAGCAGGCGTTTGGGTTGGGGTTTGAAGCTTATGTGATGGAAAGTCTGCTGGAGTTCTATCGAGCTTATGATCCGAATAAAGACCGGGTGTGGGTAGTGGAAAGTGCAGGGAAAATGGTCGGTTTTGTGCTGCTGATGCACCGGCCTGCAAACCGCGCCCAGCTCAGGTATTTTATTTTGGCCAAGGAATTTCGGGGTCAGGGAATCGGTAGCAGGCTGATGGAGGAGTGGATGGATTTCTACAAGGCCAGGGCTTACTCCGCAGCCTACCTATACACTACTGCCGGACTGGATGCTGCGGCGAGCCTTTATGAAAGAATGGGCTTTCGCAAAATCAGTGAAATGAAATCCAGAAATTACGGAGTGCCCCTTTTGGAACAGTATTATGAATTTGTGGAGAGCGAGTAG
- a CDS encoding BF3164 family lipoprotein, with protein sequence MINPIAINAVGDFLIISENRRNDPTYPLIRIFRKSPLSYFSSKGKPGFGPLEIPSATLVESGPNDSTFTVYSGMSKTLTDFSLADTSLLGINQYKQPEGLYEVYKMFHATDSTMLGIKSIDENRLVEISLKDGKRIAGYGKWEKIPNADHLIDYSDPIVNFHLGQINKGWFKANRKEGLFVTAGVYRDRIEIFDYNNKKFTVVEGPRLDLPKFEIVPSGANSVVIFDIENKYGHRDIYIDDKYIYDLYGGFNEEEIFENNVVAKTIYILTHSGDVVGMLHLDISIRGLVVDTSLKKIYGITTDKDPGIAVFDLPDEFL encoded by the coding sequence ATAATTAATCCGATAGCTATTAATGCTGTTGGGGATTTTTTAATCATATCAGAAAATAGGCGAAATGACCCAACTTATCCGCTTATACGTATTTTTCGAAAATCTCCCTTATCTTATTTTTCATCTAAAGGGAAACCAGGGTTTGGTCCTTTAGAAATCCCAAGTGCGACTTTGGTGGAATCAGGCCCTAATGATTCAACTTTTACCGTTTATAGTGGGATGAGTAAAACCCTTACTGATTTTTCACTTGCAGACACCTCCTTATTAGGAATCAATCAATATAAGCAACCAGAAGGCCTATATGAAGTGTATAAAATGTTTCATGCTACGGACAGCACGATGCTGGGAATAAAGTCTATTGACGAGAATAGGCTTGTAGAGATCTCCTTGAAGGACGGAAAAAGAATAGCTGGATATGGAAAATGGGAGAAAATTCCTAATGCTGATCATTTGATTGATTACAGCGACCCAATAGTAAATTTTCATTTAGGTCAAATCAATAAAGGATGGTTTAAGGCTAATAGAAAAGAGGGGCTGTTTGTTACGGCAGGCGTATATCGTGATCGTATAGAAATATTTGATTATAATAACAAGAAGTTTACGGTAGTGGAGGGGCCTAGGTTAGACCTCCCAAAATTTGAGATTGTACCTTCTGGAGCAAATTCAGTTGTGATTTTTGATATAGAGAATAAATATGGTCATCGGGACATTTATATTGACGATAAGTATATATACGATCTATACGGTGGATTTAACGAAGAGGAAATTTTTGAGAACAATGTAGTTGCCAAGACCATCTATATCCTAACTCATTCAGGCGATGTAGTGGGGATGTTACATCTGGACATATCCATTAGAGGATTAGTTGTAGACACAAGTCTAAAGAAAATCTATGGGATTACTACCGATAAAGATCCCGGTATTGCTGTATTTGACCTTCCTGACGAGTTTTTGTGA
- a CDS encoding UPF0158 family protein, whose product MLSLSEKEIDLISTQLLKGMICFYQLDKKKIHYMPDDEDYYNYDLTEAEEDILDAIEEEPDNYAEFTQMEPAQEHQMMQDFIDQRVKERSLAEDLVGALTKPKANTAFKFLIEDSKYAQDWKEFRKSKYYDWIKEQVDSFNYTED is encoded by the coding sequence ATGCTTTCGCTTTCTGAAAAGGAGATAGACTTAATCTCCACCCAATTACTCAAAGGTATGATTTGCTTCTACCAACTGGACAAGAAGAAAATCCACTACATGCCAGACGATGAGGATTACTACAATTATGACCTTACTGAAGCTGAAGAGGATATTCTCGATGCTATCGAAGAGGAGCCGGATAACTATGCAGAGTTCACGCAGATGGAGCCGGCACAGGAGCATCAGATGATGCAGGACTTCATAGACCAGCGGGTGAAGGAGCGCAGCCTGGCAGAGGATCTGGTAGGAGCCCTGACCAAGCCTAAAGCTAATACTGCCTTTAAGTTTCTGATCGAAGACTCCAAATACGCCCAAGACTGGAAGGAATTCCGTAAGAGCAAATACTACGACTGGATCAAGGAACAAGTAGATAGTTTCAACTATACCGAAGATTAA